From the Ferrigenium kumadai genome, one window contains:
- a CDS encoding response regulator, which produces MDNQISFEPELAVRLPAEVLESPPPGDAPVRLKAARSQYQRGLLQWLRKDDVHGALQAMQQAVTEALHCLPQDESRAFWWVAHGLLDCLGQQGLPPDLDARRLLGRIDQQLRNVAEGHDGDEQAIMNEMLYLIGCCHAVSDTAAEIKRVYRLERYFPELTKPAKDAAQALDGMLLQLRRAEESWERFVRGDAAARTEFAACAGQLASQADRLDRGTLQDLAQQIHSCAKQLGVPDSARPLAMDMAMALLLLGQGIAHYLRLDRGFHEQVRILSGRMQAALGGQPEDALAELVELHCRMEQDDAVVPLAKEMLANLQQAGQALDALPGGAGHGGSSGLQRLLGQIHGGLCILSLDEAAQLSLAIRNSLGAQGKTMQPEMRQALSAGMSALEEGLQRLTLGQVPDAAALIAALTGLSSLPQAPEAVAPKAAVAPRPAGEEQELLEVFLEEAREVLDSMRDNLEVCQAQPGSREPLAIIRRGFHTLKGSGRMVGLNELGEVAWCVERALNKWLQDNKPATPELLDFVGTAAQSFAGWVAELARRGEARIEAEQLVVLAGQIEQGSASEAVTQSIAAQPTPAVELPAAVPPVAVSAQPFGGDIAHPTMLFEVASEEALHYARALRQHFTAFKATRAVPSQFIYAAHALAEANRPLKVLSVVELAATLEDWLRVRKDTTFEPDAAQFELLEQTVTALEGMAQSVSEQRMPQAQPGLVRRLQSDGYAQAADDSRQGEERGSPAGTQVRDDVDAQLLPVFLEEADDLGRKIDAVLRAWRESPDDERHAQARTQASFWDALNGDFGRIASLLEELRTIGAALTGRRAGDRVRESDMEQALSGNMLRVRSEVLDRLVSEAGEIGVARSSMDTELHAFKKELLELNDIAARLRKQMREVEIQAESQMQAHSPSGSDGAGHFDPLELDRFSRLQELTRFMDESMHDVQTVQQSLQKDLDETVAAMSVQAHAGRELQQTLMSVRMVPLASIGERLYRIVRQTAKELNKRANLELPGAGVEVDRRILEQMTAPIEHLLRNAIVHGLESEPVRIRHGKSPIGEIRLGLRQENNEVVFEFSDDGAGLNFAALREKALELGLMRQDEAASDDRLAQLIFVPGLSTAAEVSEVAGRGVGLDVVRTEVDALGGRIDVSSKSGQGTQFTIHLPLALAVAQMLTVRSGEASYAIPAVLVEQVRQVAAPELAQLYNDRQIVWQERIYPLHYLPHLLGDAARMPESLPRNAVLLLRSGEQRLALHIDELQGSHEAVVKNAGPQLARLEWIAGATVLGSGAVTLILNPVRLVQRNGEAAKAGSDFPRSRPLVMVVDDSLTVRKVTTHLLKRAGYQVATAKDGVDALEQLVEIRPSVMLLDIEMPRMDGFELTRQLRRDPTTQNLPIIMITSRAADKHRDHALQLGANAYLGKPYQEEELLQWIAGFAPLPELG; this is translated from the coding sequence ATGGACAACCAGATATCTTTCGAGCCGGAACTGGCGGTGCGGCTGCCCGCCGAGGTGCTGGAGAGCCCGCCACCCGGCGATGCGCCTGTCCGCTTGAAGGCCGCGCGCAGCCAATACCAGCGCGGCCTGCTGCAATGGTTGCGAAAGGACGATGTGCACGGTGCGTTGCAGGCGATGCAGCAGGCCGTCACGGAGGCATTGCACTGCCTCCCCCAGGATGAAAGCCGTGCCTTCTGGTGGGTGGCCCACGGGCTGCTCGACTGCCTGGGGCAGCAAGGATTGCCTCCCGACCTGGACGCACGCAGGCTGCTCGGCCGGATAGACCAGCAGTTGCGCAATGTCGCCGAAGGCCATGACGGCGATGAGCAGGCGATCATGAACGAGATGCTCTACCTGATCGGGTGTTGCCATGCCGTGAGCGACACGGCCGCGGAGATCAAGCGGGTCTACCGGCTGGAGCGGTATTTTCCGGAACTGACGAAGCCGGCAAAAGATGCCGCGCAAGCGCTCGACGGCATGCTGTTGCAATTGCGACGGGCCGAGGAAAGCTGGGAAAGATTCGTACGGGGCGATGCGGCCGCGCGAACGGAATTCGCGGCATGTGCCGGGCAACTCGCATCGCAGGCCGACAGGCTCGATCGGGGTACCTTGCAAGATCTGGCGCAACAGATCCATTCCTGTGCAAAACAACTCGGTGTGCCGGACAGCGCGCGGCCGCTCGCCATGGACATGGCAATGGCGTTGCTGTTGCTGGGCCAGGGGATCGCGCATTATCTCCGTCTGGATCGCGGCTTCCATGAGCAGGTGCGCATCCTGTCCGGGCGCATGCAGGCAGCGCTGGGCGGACAGCCGGAGGATGCGCTGGCGGAGCTGGTCGAGCTGCATTGCCGGATGGAACAGGACGATGCAGTGGTTCCATTAGCGAAGGAGATGCTCGCGAATCTCCAGCAGGCCGGTCAGGCGCTGGATGCCTTGCCGGGCGGAGCCGGGCACGGCGGATCGTCCGGCCTGCAACGCCTGCTTGGTCAGATACACGGCGGCCTGTGCATCTTGTCTCTGGACGAGGCGGCGCAGCTGTCGCTGGCCATCCGCAACAGTCTTGGCGCGCAGGGCAAGACCATGCAGCCGGAGATGCGTCAGGCCTTGTCCGCCGGGATGAGTGCGCTGGAAGAGGGTCTGCAACGCCTGACGCTGGGACAGGTGCCGGACGCAGCGGCGTTGATTGCGGCGTTGACCGGACTATCCAGCTTGCCCCAAGCGCCGGAGGCCGTGGCCCCCAAGGCTGCTGTCGCGCCTCGGCCGGCAGGCGAAGAGCAGGAATTGCTGGAGGTGTTCCTGGAAGAGGCGCGCGAGGTGCTGGACAGCATGCGCGACAACCTCGAAGTTTGCCAAGCGCAGCCCGGCAGCCGCGAGCCGCTGGCCATCATCCGCCGCGGCTTCCACACTCTGAAGGGTAGCGGGCGCATGGTCGGCCTGAACGAGCTGGGCGAAGTGGCGTGGTGTGTCGAACGTGCGTTGAACAAGTGGTTGCAGGACAACAAACCGGCCACACCGGAACTGCTCGATTTCGTCGGCACCGCGGCACAGTCCTTCGCGGGCTGGGTGGCGGAACTGGCGCGCCGGGGCGAAGCGCGCATCGAGGCGGAGCAGCTGGTTGTGCTGGCCGGGCAGATCGAGCAAGGTTCCGCTTCAGAAGCCGTCACCCAGTCCATCGCTGCGCAGCCAACGCCCGCGGTCGAGTTGCCTGCGGCCGTGCCGCCCGTTGCCGTGTCGGCGCAACCGTTTGGCGGCGACATCGCGCATCCGACCATGCTGTTCGAGGTGGCCAGCGAAGAGGCGCTGCACTATGCGCGCGCCCTGCGCCAGCATTTCACCGCGTTCAAGGCCACGCGCGCAGTGCCGTCCCAGTTCATCTATGCCGCCCATGCCCTTGCCGAGGCGAACCGTCCACTGAAGGTTCTCTCGGTTGTCGAGCTGGCCGCCACACTGGAGGACTGGTTGCGGGTGCGCAAGGACACGACGTTCGAACCGGATGCCGCCCAGTTCGAGTTGCTGGAACAGACTGTCACCGCGCTTGAAGGGATGGCGCAAAGCGTCAGCGAGCAGCGCATGCCGCAGGCGCAACCCGGTCTGGTGCGGCGGTTGCAGTCGGATGGATATGCGCAGGCGGCTGATGATTCGCGGCAGGGCGAAGAGCGGGGATCTCCGGCCGGGACGCAGGTGCGCGACGACGTGGATGCCCAGTTGCTCCCGGTGTTCCTGGAAGAGGCGGACGACCTTGGCCGGAAGATAGATGCGGTGCTGCGGGCCTGGCGCGAATCGCCGGATGACGAGCGCCATGCGCAGGCGCGCACGCAGGCTTCATTCTGGGATGCGCTCAACGGCGATTTCGGCCGCATCGCAAGCTTGCTCGAAGAATTGCGGACTATCGGAGCGGCTTTGACCGGGCGGCGCGCGGGAGACCGCGTGCGGGAATCCGATATGGAGCAGGCCTTGTCCGGCAATATGCTGCGCGTGCGGTCCGAGGTGCTGGATCGCCTGGTGAGCGAGGCGGGGGAAATCGGTGTGGCGCGTTCGAGCATGGATACGGAACTGCATGCTTTCAAGAAAGAACTGCTGGAACTGAACGATATCGCGGCGCGGTTGCGCAAACAGATGCGCGAGGTGGAGATCCAGGCCGAGAGCCAGATGCAGGCGCATTCCCCATCGGGTAGCGACGGTGCGGGGCACTTCGATCCGCTCGAGCTCGACCGATTCAGCCGTTTGCAGGAACTGACGCGCTTCATGGACGAAAGCATGCACGACGTGCAGACCGTGCAGCAGTCGCTGCAGAAGGATCTCGACGAGACCGTCGCGGCGATGTCGGTGCAGGCGCATGCCGGCCGTGAGCTGCAGCAAACCCTGATGAGCGTGCGTATGGTTCCTCTTGCCAGCATCGGTGAGCGCCTGTATCGCATCGTGCGCCAGACGGCGAAGGAATTGAACAAGCGCGCCAACCTGGAATTGCCGGGTGCCGGCGTGGAAGTGGACCGCCGCATCCTGGAACAGATGACCGCTCCGATCGAACATCTGTTGCGCAATGCCATCGTGCATGGCCTGGAAAGCGAGCCGGTACGCATCCGCCACGGCAAGTCGCCCATCGGCGAGATCCGTCTGGGCCTGCGTCAGGAAAACAACGAGGTCGTGTTCGAATTCAGCGACGACGGCGCGGGGCTGAATTTCGCAGCCCTGCGCGAGAAGGCGCTGGAACTGGGATTGATGCGGCAGGACGAGGCCGCGAGCGATGACCGGCTGGCGCAGCTGATATTCGTGCCCGGCCTTTCCACCGCGGCTGAAGTGAGCGAGGTCGCGGGGCGAGGTGTCGGCCTGGACGTGGTGCGCACCGAGGTCGACGCCCTGGGCGGGCGCATCGATGTCAGCTCGAAGAGCGGGCAGGGCACGCAGTTCACCATTCATTTGCCGCTTGCGCTGGCCGTCGCGCAGATGCTGACGGTGCGTTCCGGCGAGGCGAGTTATGCGATCCCGGCAGTTCTGGTCGAGCAGGTGCGGCAGGTGGCAGCGCCGGAACTGGCGCAGCTGTATAACGACCGCCAGATCGTATGGCAGGAAAGGATATATCCGCTCCATTACCTGCCGCACCTGCTGGGCGACGCGGCGCGCATGCCTGAGAGCCTGCCGCGCAACGCGGTGTTGCTGCTGCGCAGCGGCGAGCAGCGCCTCGCATTGCATATCGACGAGTTGCAAGGCAGCCACGAAGCAGTGGTGAAGAACGCCGGCCCCCAACTGGCGCGGTTGGAATGGATTGCCGGTGCGACCGTGCTGGGCAGCGGGGCGGTGACGCTGATCCTGAATCCGGTACGGCTGGTTCAGCGCAACGGCGAGGCGGCCAAAGCCGGCTCTGATTTCCCGCGCTCGCGACCGCTGGTGATGGTGGTGGACGACTCGTTGACAGTGCGCAAGGTCACCACCCATCTGCTGAAGCGGGCCGGCTACCAGGTGGCGACGGCGAAGGATGGTGTGGATGCGCTGGAGCAGCTGGTGGAGATCCGCCCGTCCGTGATGCTGCTCGACATCGAGATGCCGCGCATGGATGGCTTCGAACTGACCCGGCAGTTGCGCCGCGATCCCACGACGCAGAACCTGCCCATCATCATGATCACCTCGCGCGCGGCGGACAAACACCGCGACCATGCGCTGCAATTGGGCGCGAACGCCTATCTCGGCAAGCCCTACCAGGAAGAGGAATTGCTGCAATGGATAGCCGGCTTCGCCCCGCTGCCCGAGTTGGGGTGA
- a CDS encoding YqgE/AlgH family protein, which yields MSDFNLTNHFLIAMPSQQEGVFGGTLTYICEHNENGALGIVVNKPISLTLGEMFDQIHVPLHEPKLQKMPLHFGGPVQTERGFVLHDTEGEWQSSLRINDKLTLTTSKDILEALGEGKGPRHLLVTLGYAGWDQGQLEHEMSENAWLSVPASEHILFDLPAEERLPAAMALLGIDYATLSEEAGHA from the coding sequence ATGTCCGACTTCAACCTCACCAACCATTTTCTCATCGCCATGCCTTCGCAGCAGGAAGGCGTCTTTGGCGGCACGCTGACCTATATCTGCGAGCACAACGAGAATGGTGCACTGGGCATCGTGGTGAACAAGCCGATCAGTCTGACGCTGGGGGAGATGTTCGACCAGATCCACGTCCCGCTGCACGAGCCCAAGCTGCAGAAGATGCCGCTCCATTTCGGCGGACCGGTGCAGACCGAGCGCGGCTTCGTGCTGCACGACACCGAGGGCGAGTGGCAGTCGTCGTTGCGCATCAACGACAAGCTGACGCTGACCACTTCCAAGGATATCCTCGAAGCCCTTGGCGAGGGCAAGGGGCCGCGCCATCTGCTCGTGACGCTGGGCTATGCGGGCTGGGACCAGGGGCAGCTGGAGCATGAGATGAGCGAGAACGCCTGGCTGTCCGTACCCGCCTCCGAACATATCCTGTTCGACCTGCCTGCGGAAGAACGCCTGCCTGCGGCGATGGCGCTGCTGGGGATCGATTACGCGACTCTGTCGGAAGAGGCCGGGCATGCCTGA
- the ruvX gene encoding Holliday junction resolvase RuvX, which translates to MPEGMATFTPSGTLLGFDFGTRRIGVAMGNTLLCQANPLTTIDDEKNDTRFAKIAALIAEWQPAALVVGLPCNDDGTPHELTALCRRFANRLKGRFNLPTILVDERYTSLAASARLDEAGIYGRKQTAVLDQYAAQQILQAYFDEPSAGRLLVREPSRRDEK; encoded by the coding sequence ATGCCTGAGGGCATGGCGACCTTCACTCCGTCCGGTACGTTGTTGGGATTCGATTTCGGCACCAGACGCATAGGTGTCGCAATGGGCAATACCCTGCTGTGCCAGGCCAATCCGCTGACCACCATTGATGACGAGAAGAACGACACGCGATTCGCGAAGATCGCGGCGCTGATCGCCGAATGGCAGCCCGCCGCGCTGGTGGTGGGCCTGCCGTGCAACGACGACGGCACGCCGCACGAGCTGACCGCGCTGTGCCGCCGCTTCGCCAACCGCCTCAAGGGGCGGTTCAATCTGCCCACGATACTGGTCGATGAGCGGTATACTTCGCTCGCCGCAAGTGCGCGGCTGGACGAGGCCGGCATCTACGGCAGGAAGCAGACGGCCGTGCTCGACCAGTATGCCGCGCAACAAATATTGCAAGCGTATTTTGACGAACCCTCGGCGGGAAGGCTTCTCGTCCGCGAACCGTCAAGGCGCGATGAGAAATAG
- a CDS encoding aspartate carbamoyltransferase catalytic subunit: MNNPQLNKNGELQHLLTTEGLPARIMRDILDRAATFLDTTDGHEIKKVPLLHGKSVFNIFFENSTRTRTTFEIAAKRLSADVVNLNIGSSSTSKGETLLDTVDNLCAMHADMFVVRHAQSGAAHLIARHVAPDIHVVNAGDGRHAHPTQALLDMFTIRHYKKEFHNLRVAIVGDVLHSRVARSQIHALTTLGVPEVRVIAPKTLLPTMVENLGVQVYHDMAQGLKDVDVVLMLRLQNERMQGAALPSAQEYFKNYGLTEEKLAHAKDDAIVMHPGPMNRGVEIDSRVADGPRSVILSQVTFGIAVRMAVMSILAGGKQ, translated from the coding sequence ATGAACAATCCCCAGTTAAACAAGAACGGTGAACTCCAGCACCTGCTGACCACCGAGGGCCTGCCCGCGCGCATCATGCGCGACATCCTCGACCGCGCCGCGACGTTTCTCGATACCACCGACGGGCACGAGATCAAGAAGGTGCCACTGCTGCACGGCAAGTCGGTGTTCAACATCTTCTTCGAGAACAGCACGCGCACGCGCACCACCTTCGAGATCGCCGCGAAGCGTCTGTCTGCAGACGTGGTCAACCTCAACATCGGCTCTTCTTCCACCAGCAAGGGCGAGACCCTGCTGGATACCGTGGACAACCTGTGCGCGATGCATGCCGACATGTTTGTGGTGCGGCACGCGCAGTCGGGCGCAGCGCACCTGATCGCGCGCCACGTCGCGCCGGACATCCATGTCGTCAATGCGGGCGACGGCCGCCACGCGCACCCGACGCAGGCGCTGCTGGACATGTTCACCATCCGCCACTACAAGAAGGAATTCCACAACCTGCGCGTCGCCATCGTCGGCGACGTGCTGCACTCGCGCGTGGCGCGTTCGCAGATCCATGCGCTGACCACACTGGGCGTGCCGGAAGTGCGCGTGATCGCGCCGAAGACGCTGCTGCCGACCATGGTGGAGAACCTCGGCGTGCAGGTCTATCACGACATGGCGCAGGGTTTGAAGGACGTCGACGTGGTGCTGATGCTGCGCCTGCAGAACGAACGCATGCAGGGCGCGGCGCTTCCCTCGGCGCAGGAATACTTCAAGAACTACGGCCTCACCGAAGAGAAGCTGGCGCATGCGAAAGACGATGCCATCGTGATGCACCCCGGCCCGATGAACCGCGGTGTCGAGATCGACTCGCGAGTCGCCGACGGCCCGCGCTCCGTGATCCTGTCGCAGGTGACCTTCGGTATCGCGGTGCGCATGGCCGTGATGAGCATCCTCGCAGGGGGCAAACAATGA
- a CDS encoding dihydroorotase produces the protein MNIQIKNGRLIDPKNKIDAQQDVFIAAGKIASIGSAPASFAADKVIDASGLVVAPGLIDLAARLREPGYEYMATLESEMDAAVAGGVTSLACPPDTDPALDEPGLVEMLKHRARNLNQARVYPVGALTAGLKGQELTEMAELVDAGCVAFSQADAPLTDTRVMMRAMQYAATFDYPVWMRPQDSFLAKNGVAHDGEVATRCGLPAIPVSAETIALATMLQLARDTGVRLHICRISSAAGVEMIRAAKQQGLKVTCDVSMNHVHLSDMDIGFFDPNCHLVPPLRSLHDRAALRSGLLDGTIDAICSNHAPVDEDAKQLPFAEAEPGATGLELLLPLVLKWAQQEKLGLSDALARATLLPARILGLDAGHLAVGAAADLCVFDPEAWWKVEPAALKSQGKNTPFTGYEVQGKVRYTLVDGQVVYQA, from the coding sequence ATGAATATTCAGATCAAAAATGGTCGCCTGATCGACCCGAAGAACAAGATTGACGCACAGCAGGATGTATTCATCGCTGCGGGCAAGATCGCGTCGATCGGTAGCGCACCGGCGAGTTTCGCCGCGGACAAGGTGATCGACGCCAGCGGACTGGTCGTCGCTCCCGGCCTGATCGATCTCGCGGCGCGGCTGCGCGAGCCGGGCTACGAATACATGGCGACGCTGGAATCCGAGATGGATGCGGCGGTCGCCGGCGGTGTCACCAGCCTCGCCTGCCCGCCGGACACCGACCCGGCGCTGGACGAGCCGGGCCTGGTGGAGATGCTCAAGCACCGTGCGCGCAACCTGAACCAGGCGCGCGTCTATCCGGTCGGCGCGCTGACCGCGGGGCTTAAGGGACAGGAACTGACTGAGATGGCCGAACTGGTCGACGCGGGTTGCGTGGCGTTCAGCCAGGCTGACGCGCCGCTGACCGACACGCGCGTGATGATGCGCGCCATGCAGTATGCCGCGACCTTCGATTATCCGGTATGGATGCGCCCGCAGGACAGCTTCCTCGCGAAGAACGGCGTGGCGCACGATGGCGAGGTGGCGACGCGCTGCGGCTTGCCGGCGATCCCGGTGAGTGCCGAGACCATCGCACTGGCGACAATGCTGCAACTGGCACGCGACACCGGCGTGCGGCTGCATATCTGCCGCATCTCCAGCGCGGCGGGCGTCGAGATGATCCGCGCTGCCAAGCAGCAGGGGCTGAAAGTCACTTGCGACGTCTCGATGAACCACGTGCACCTGTCGGATATGGACATCGGCTTCTTCGATCCGAATTGCCATCTGGTGCCGCCGCTGCGCAGCCTGCACGACCGCGCCGCGCTGCGCTCCGGATTGCTGGACGGCACCATCGACGCGATCTGCTCGAACCACGCGCCGGTTGACGAAGATGCCAAACAGCTGCCGTTCGCCGAGGCTGAACCCGGCGCGACCGGACTGGAGCTGCTGTTGCCGCTGGTGCTGAAGTGGGCGCAGCAGGAAAAGCTTGGCTTGTCCGATGCGTTGGCGAGGGCCACGCTGCTTCCCGCCCGTATTCTCGGTCTGGATGCAGGCCATCTGGCCGTGGGTGCTGCCGCCGACCTGTGCGTGTTCGACCCCGAGGCCTGGTGGAAGGTCGAGCCGGCCGCGCTGAAGAGCCAGGGCAAGAACACGCCGTTCACTGGCTACGAAGTGCAGGGCAAGGTTCGCTATACCCTGGTCGATGGCCAGGTGGTCTACCAGGCTTGA
- a CDS encoding M3 family metallopeptidase, translating to MNPLLDFTGLPRFAEIKPEHVAPAIEQLLNENRALVERLLADDVPPTWDDFVLPMEDANERVSRAWGPVGHLNAVMNSPELREAYNATLPKITQYYAELGQNLALFKKFKALRDSAEFGTLSGARKKVIENELRDFRLGGAELPEDKKARYLEVQEKLAELSSRFSDNLLDATNAYTLVIENRDELNGLPEDVLQAAREAAEAAGKTGWLFTLKAPSYMPVMQYADNRALREKMYRAYATRASEFGDAKLDNGPLMDEIVKLRGEEAALLGFANYGELSLASKMAETPQQVVQFMRELAQRARPFAEKDLAELREFARNELDLSELHSWDIGYASEKLREKRYAFSEQEVKQYFPEDAVLLGMFRLVETLYGLSIAQASAPVWHESVRFFDIRDAQGQLVGQFYLDLYARNSKRGGAWMDDVITRRRKAEGIQTPVAYLNCNFSAPVGGKPATFTHDEVITLFHEFGHGLHHLLTEVEDLGVSGINGVEWDAVELPSQFMENFCWEWDVVQGMTRQADSGEKLPRALFDKMLAAKNFQSGLQTLRQIEFSLFDMLMHSSFEAGGGKTILQLLDEVRAEVAVLMPPDFNRFPHSFSHIFAGGYAAGYYSYKWAEVLSADAYSLFEEHGVLNPDIGARFRAEVLAMGGSRGAMESFTAFRGREPSIAALLRHNGLIEEG from the coding sequence ATGAACCCATTACTCGACTTCACAGGTCTGCCGCGCTTTGCGGAGATCAAACCCGAACATGTCGCTCCGGCCATCGAGCAGCTGCTGAACGAGAACCGCGCGCTGGTGGAACGACTGCTCGCGGACGATGTGCCGCCGACTTGGGACGACTTCGTGCTGCCGATGGAGGATGCCAACGAGCGCGTGTCGCGCGCCTGGGGGCCGGTGGGGCATCTGAACGCGGTGATGAATAGTCCGGAATTGCGCGAAGCCTACAACGCCACGCTGCCGAAGATCACCCAGTATTACGCGGAGCTGGGACAGAACCTCGCGCTGTTCAAGAAATTCAAGGCGCTGCGCGACAGCGCGGAGTTCGGGACGCTGAGCGGTGCGCGCAAGAAGGTCATCGAGAACGAGCTGCGCGATTTCCGCCTCGGCGGCGCGGAGCTGCCGGAAGACAAGAAGGCGCGCTACCTGGAGGTGCAGGAGAAACTGGCGGAACTGTCGTCGCGCTTCTCCGACAACCTGCTGGATGCGACCAATGCCTACACCCTGGTGATCGAGAACCGCGACGAACTGAACGGCCTGCCGGAGGACGTGTTGCAAGCGGCGCGCGAGGCCGCCGAAGCGGCTGGCAAAACCGGCTGGCTGTTCACGCTGAAGGCACCGTCCTACATGCCGGTGATGCAGTACGCCGACAACCGCGCACTGCGCGAGAAGATGTACCGCGCCTATGCGACGCGCGCCAGCGAGTTCGGCGACGCCAAGCTGGACAACGGCCCGCTGATGGACGAGATCGTCAAGCTGCGCGGCGAAGAGGCGGCGCTGCTCGGCTTCGCCAATTACGGCGAGCTGTCGCTGGCGAGCAAGATGGCGGAGACACCGCAGCAAGTGGTGCAGTTCATGCGTGAACTGGCGCAGCGCGCGCGGCCCTTCGCCGAGAAGGACCTCGCCGAATTGCGCGAGTTCGCGCGCAACGAACTGGATCTGTCTGAACTGCATTCCTGGGACATCGGCTACGCCAGCGAGAAGCTGCGCGAAAAGCGTTATGCCTTCTCCGAGCAGGAGGTGAAGCAGTATTTCCCCGAGGATGCCGTGTTGCTCGGCATGTTCCGTCTGGTCGAGACGCTGTATGGCCTGAGCATCGCACAGGCTTCCGCCCCGGTGTGGCACGAGAGCGTGCGTTTCTTCGACATCCGCGATGCGCAGGGACAATTGGTCGGCCAGTTCTACCTCGATCTGTACGCGCGCAACAGCAAGCGCGGCGGGGCGTGGATGGACGATGTGATCACGCGCCGCCGCAAGGCAGAGGGCATCCAGACGCCGGTCGCGTATCTCAACTGCAACTTCTCCGCGCCCGTCGGCGGCAAGCCGGCGACCTTCACGCACGATGAGGTCATCACGCTGTTCCACGAGTTCGGCCACGGCCTGCACCACCTGCTGACCGAAGTGGAAGACCTCGGCGTGTCCGGTATCAACGGCGTGGAGTGGGATGCGGTCGAGCTGCCCAGCCAGTTCATGGAGAACTTCTGCTGGGAGTGGGACGTAGTGCAGGGCATGACGCGTCAGGCTGATAGCGGTGAGAAGTTGCCGCGCGCGCTGTTCGACAAGATGCTGGCCGCGAAGAATTTCCAGAGCGGATTGCAGACGCTACGCCAGATCGAGTTCTCGCTGTTCGACATGTTGATGCACAGCAGCTTCGAGGCAGGTGGCGGCAAGACGATACTCCAGCTGCTCGACGAGGTGCGCGCCGAAGTCGCGGTGCTGATGCCGCCCGACTTCAACCGTTTCCCGCACAGCTTCTCGCACATCTTCGCCGGCGGCTATGCGGCGGGCTATTACAGCTACAAGTGGGCCGAGGTGCTGTCCGCCGACGCCTACAGCCTGTTCGAAGAACACGGCGTGCTGAACCCGGACATCGGCGCGCGCTTCCGTGCCGAGGTGCTGGCGATGGGCGGCAGCCGCGGTGCGATGGAGTCGTTCACCGCGTTCCGCGGGCGCGAACCGAGCATCGCCGCACTGTTGCGGCACAACGGGCTGATCGAGGAAGGCTGA
- a CDS encoding glutaredoxin family protein: MKRIILLSGLLAVSLFAQAGELYRWVDKAGKVHYGDTPPPAAALVEEKKLTDVVAPSADMPYETRRAQQNFPVTLYVGDGCGEFCVQARELLIKRGIPFSEKNLVTREEIDAFKAASGGDKVPVLAVGKTLISGFSASRWNNELDIAGYPKSASYRPLPVLPAPAVASEAAPANPPAP, encoded by the coding sequence ATGAAACGCATCATTCTGTTGAGTGGGCTGCTGGCGGTATCATTGTTCGCACAGGCGGGGGAGTTGTACCGTTGGGTGGATAAGGCGGGCAAGGTGCATTACGGCGATACGCCGCCGCCTGCGGCCGCGCTGGTCGAGGAAAAGAAGCTCACCGACGTCGTTGCGCCAAGCGCGGATATGCCTTACGAGACGCGCCGCGCGCAGCAGAACTTTCCGGTGACGCTGTATGTAGGGGATGGCTGCGGCGAGTTCTGCGTGCAGGCGCGCGAACTGTTGATCAAACGCGGTATCCCGTTCAGCGAAAAGAACCTGGTCACCCGGGAAGAGATCGATGCATTCAAGGCCGCATCCGGCGGGGATAAGGTGCCCGTTCTGGCTGTGGGCAAGACGCTCATCAGCGGCTTCAGCGCCAGTCGCTGGAATAACGAACTCGACATCGCGGGTTATCCGAAGTCCGCATCCTATCGTCCTCTTCCGGTGCTGCCGGCTCCCGCTGTCGCGAGCGAGGCCGCTCCGGCGAACCCGCCCGCCCCATGA
- the xth gene encoding exodeoxyribonuclease III, translated as MKLATWNVNSLKVRLPQVLDWLAANPVEVLCLQETKQQDADFPQADLLAAGYQSVFSGQKTYNGVAILSRGPLDEVQFGIPGFDDEQKRVIAATINGVRVVCVYVPNGQSVDSDKYQYKLKWLEALRAWLAGELAKYPKLALLGDYNIAPEDSDVYDPKAWEGNVLVSEPERQQFRSLLQLGLRDSFRLFEQAEKSYSWWDYRMMAFRRNRGLRIDHILISEALAAKCRGCIIDRTPRKLERPSDHTPVVAEL; from the coding sequence ATGAAGCTGGCCACCTGGAACGTCAATTCGCTGAAGGTACGCCTGCCGCAGGTGCTGGACTGGCTCGCCGCCAATCCGGTCGAGGTGCTGTGCCTGCAGGAGACCAAGCAGCAGGATGCCGATTTTCCGCAGGCCGATCTGCTGGCGGCGGGTTACCAATCCGTGTTCAGCGGGCAGAAGACCTACAACGGCGTGGCGATCCTGAGCCGCGGTCCGCTGGACGAGGTGCAGTTCGGCATTCCCGGTTTCGATGACGAGCAGAAACGCGTCATCGCTGCCACGATCAACGGCGTTCGTGTCGTGTGCGTGTATGTGCCTAACGGGCAAAGCGTGGATTCCGACAAGTACCAGTACAAGCTGAAATGGCTGGAGGCGCTCCGTGCCTGGCTTGCCGGGGAGTTGGCGAAATATCCGAAATTGGCGCTGCTGGGCGACTACAACATCGCGCCGGAAGACTCCGATGTCTATGATCCCAAGGCCTGGGAAGGCAACGTGCTGGTGAGCGAGCCGGAGCGCCAGCAGTTCCGCAGCCTGTTGCAGCTCGGACTGCGCGACAGCTTCCGGCTGTTCGAGCAGGCGGAGAAATCCTATTCCTGGTGGGACTACCGCATGATGGCGTTCCGCCGCAACAGGGGGTTGCGCATCGACCACATCCTGATCAGCGAGGCGCTCGCTGCGAAGTGCAGGGGCTGCATCATCGATCGCACACCGCGCAAGCTGGAGCGGCCTTCCGACCATACGCCTGTGGTGGCGGAACTGTAG